The Torulaspora globosa chromosome 8, complete sequence genome segment CTTCGTTTAAGATCAACACTTTTAGTGTAGGAGCAATGCCATTGACATCTATTTCCATTCTAAAGTTAGTTGAATTCAAGCTTCTCTAGCCGTAAACCGTTCATTTCTCGCATATACACAACTAGCACTGCCCAGTGCGTTGGCCGGGACTTTGCTTTGCTAGCTGGAAGGTCGCTGTTAGCTTATCCTGAGTATTACCCGTCAATGAGCCCAGCAGTACAGCGTTATTCAGgcaaatttttgatatATACAAGTTTTTAGGATGGCGCGCCTCGCTGCACTTTGTGCTAATTTACATTATGGACTACCTTCTCACAGCGATCACATAAGTTCTCTTCGTTGGAGGTATTATGTTTCCAGCATCTAGGACACTTCATTAGTGCACTGGGTTTCACGTCGATTTTCACTCTAACCCCATTTGATAGCATGAGCGCACCTTCATCCATGATATCCCCGGCAGAGCTTGAGATAATGTTAGTTTGGCCGGCTTGTAATATGTCGTTTATTTCGTCAGCGTCGAATGGAAGGTCTTGCGCATCTGTAACGATCGTAACATCAGTTTGGCTCGATTTTGTCACATTGCTattgagctgcttgaatTGTCTTTGATATTCACGAAGAACTGCGAGCTCGTTGTCTTCAAAGGTCTTTATCATTTCGTATGAAAAGGGGAACTGAGGCCATGCTCTGTTGATCGGGCTATCCTCGTTGGACTCAAGCTCTTTAACGCCTGAAGGTAAGCAGTTCCATACCTCTTGCATCAGCACAGGCAAAATTGGGGCCATTATCGCACGATATGTATCAAGAATATGGAACAAAGTGGTCAAAATCTGctgccttttctttgaatcTTTAGCATCGCAGTATAAGGTATCCTTCGACATGTCAAAATAAAATGCGGATAGTTGATTCGTCATATGGTGCTGAACGGTAGTCAaaacttttgaaaaattgaagctttcaTAATATTGCTCTGTAGTATTCATAAGTTCCTGTAATTTGGATACCGTGTATTGATCAACAGGTCGTAGATCTCCGAACGACAACTTGGTGTAGCCAACATTTAAGTTCCCAAGAAGGAATCGCAGAGTTAATCtcagctttttcagagcGTCAGCCACACGTACCATGACTGTTGGACCGGCAACAATATCAGTCGTGTAATCGGCCTGCGCCACGAGATACCTAATCCCATCGACACCTAGAGCTGGCAAACCAGTCTTTTGGTCACCTTCAATAACGTGTCGGGGAGAGATAGTGTTGCCAATGGACTTTGACATCTTGATACCTTTTTCGTCCAATGTAAAACCATGTGTAATGAGATTCTTGTATGGAGTGGTCGCAGTTCCTGAGCTTGCAACTCTGGTCAACAGTGAGCTCTGGAACCAGCCCCTGTGTTGATCGGAGCCCTCCAAATAGACATCTGCCAACTTCTCAGGTATCTTATCAAGTTTTAAGCAGTCCAAATAGAATCGCTCAAGGACACTCCAGGAGGTACCACTATCAAACCAAACATCCATCGTGTCCCTTCCCCTTGCATAACCATTTGCGTCTTCCGCAAAGCTCGGCGGCAACCACTCTCTCATATCAGATTCCCTTTCCGCAAACCATGAATTCattcctttcttctttatTACACCTATAATATGAGACACAGTCTCTTCAGTCATTAAGATTTGATCTGGTTCGTCCACTTTGTATAGTGCTGGTATCGGAACGCCCCAGGAACGCTGTCTCGAAATACACCATTCATTCCTGGCTCTAATGAAAGCACCTAACCGCGCCTGTCCTCGGTGAGGATGGAATTCCACGTCTTCCAAGCTATCCAAAGCAAGTTTCTTGACATCATGGAGATCCGCAAACCATTGAGGTGTAGCTCTTATGATAACAGGTCTTTTTGATCTCCAATCGTAGGGATAAGAGTGAACATACTCATGTGCGGCATGTAGCATATTGTGACGCTTCAAGCATTCCAAAATTGCTGATGTGGTTGCAAGGTCAAGAACCTTTCTTGGAAGCCCTGTTTCGGGCTCTGTCAGCGTCTTATGCACATAAACTGGCAGTTCATCCAGCTTGTAGCGACCTCTGTGATCCACGGGGGAGAAGGTTTTCAAATTGTGCTGCTGACCAGTCATATAATCATCAGAGCCATGACCTGGTGCAGTGTGAACCAAACCTGTACCTATAGATTTAGTTACATGTTCCCCATGTAGTAATGGACGTGGAACTCCGTCCCGCATTGAAGGATGAGTATAATGTAAGCCTGCTAATAGCTCCCCGGAAAATGTTTCCAGAATTTCATATGGTTCGGTCACATTTATTTTTTGCAGCAATTCCTCTTCGACTATCAAGAAGCCACCTTCAAGCTTTACTAAACAGTATGTGAATTTCTCATTGAAGCAGATGGCTTGATTAGAAAACAAGGTCCAAGGTGTACTTGTCCAAATCAGACAATTTATAGTGTCGTTTCTCTCTTTATCAGCCAAATACTCTACCATGACATTCTTCGA includes the following:
- the ISM1 gene encoding isoleucine--tRNA ligase ISM1 (ancestral locus Anc_8.488), with the translated sequence MLRRSFTKITCKRCYSDKHSFQKTLILPRTKFPNRSNLLKTLNQLIPQCSQDAYVSQLNEFLFKIESMDDDAAKVKFIKEKLFVLHDGPPYANGDLHLGHALNKILKDIINRYQLIRGKYVFYKPGWDCHGLPIEMKALKDFSSDSSHAIAPLKIRSMAATHAAKAIQTQKNQFKQFAILADWNDCYKTMDPGYEINQLEVFLEMLKRGLIKRQNRPVFWGIETRTALAEGELEYNDNHKSTAAFVKFPLTSASNLQLLERLSKNVMVEYLADKERNDTINCLIWTSTPWTLFSNQAICFNEKFTYCLVKLEGGFLIVEEELLQKINVTEPYEILETFSGELLAGLHYTHPSMRDGVPRPLLHGEHVTKSIGTGLVHTAPGHGSDDYMTGQQHNLKTFSPVDHRGRYKLDELPVYVHKTLTEPETGLPRKVLDLATTSAILECLKRHNMLHAAHEYVHSYPYDWRSKRPVIIRATPQWFADLHDVKKLALDSLEDVEFHPHRGQARLGAFIRARNEWCISRQRSWGVPIPALYKVDEPDQILMTEETVSHIIGVIKKKGMNSWFAERESDMREWLPPSFAEDANGYARGRDTMDVWFDSGTSWSVLERFYLDCLKLDKIPEKLADVYLEGSDQHRGWFQSSLLTRVASSGTATTPYKNLITHGFTLDEKGIKMSKSIGNTISPRHVIEGDQKTGLPALGVDGIRYLVAQADYTTDIVAGPTVMVRVADALKKLRLTLRFLLGNLNVGYTKLSFGDLRPVDQYTVSKLQELMNTTEQYYESFNFSKVLTTVQHHMTNQLSAFYFDMSKDTLYCDAKDSKKRQQILTTLFHILDTYRAIMAPILPVLMQEVWNCLPSGVKELESNEDSPINRAWPQFPFSYEMIKTFEDNELAVLREYQRQFKQLNSNVTKSSQTDVTIVTDAQDLPFDADEINDILQAGQTNIISSSAGDIMDEGALMLSNGVRVKIDVKPSALMKCPRCWKHNTSNEENLCDRCEKVVHNVN